From the genome of Sulfurovum sp. NBC37-1, one region includes:
- a CDS encoding M48 family metallopeptidase, whose amino-acid sequence MLEIIVGLYTLYTLMKLYISFMQVGYINQEKRKDPVLMPAGKYLVAANYAVAKEKLGIIETFVDYLMFLWWVFAGFAWLSSLFQVDGGVTSSVFFLFGFVAVNYVVGLPFSLYQTFKIDEDFGFNKMTPKTFIVDALKSAGLFIVLGGAVFAVLAWIISLYETWWLWGFILMFAIAVAANLLMPFFMGLFNKFSPLEEGELKDAIVELMQKAGLKSDGIFVMDASKRDSRLNAFFGGLGKSKRVVLYDTLLDKLNKKELLAVLGHELGHFSHGDIWKNIALMGLLLFIAFYLFGHLPESLFIQMGVSPYPGVQIAMLMLLLPLLSFIFTPFMSYVSRHNEYAADEYGSQMGGKENLVSALLKLITENKAFPKSHPLVIFFYHTHPPVIERLKELGYDASNVVIEEEKREEPSLPNDGIFAYMNKENL is encoded by the coding sequence ATGCTGGAAATCATTGTCGGACTCTATACACTTTATACGTTGATGAAACTCTATATCTCGTTTATGCAGGTAGGGTATATCAATCAGGAAAAACGAAAAGACCCTGTTCTGATGCCGGCAGGAAAATACCTTGTGGCAGCAAATTATGCTGTAGCAAAAGAGAAGCTCGGGATCATCGAAACCTTTGTGGACTATCTGATGTTCCTCTGGTGGGTATTTGCAGGGTTTGCATGGCTCTCATCACTGTTTCAGGTAGATGGCGGTGTGACGAGTTCGGTCTTTTTCCTTTTTGGTTTCGTTGCGGTGAACTATGTCGTCGGGCTGCCCTTTTCTCTCTATCAGACCTTCAAGATCGATGAAGATTTCGGTTTCAACAAAATGACGCCAAAAACGTTCATTGTCGATGCCCTCAAGTCGGCAGGACTTTTCATTGTGCTTGGCGGGGCTGTCTTCGCCGTGCTGGCCTGGATCATCTCTTTGTACGAGACATGGTGGCTCTGGGGATTCATCCTGATGTTCGCTATCGCTGTGGCGGCCAACCTTCTCATGCCGTTCTTCATGGGGCTTTTCAACAAGTTCTCTCCACTTGAAGAAGGGGAGCTCAAAGATGCCATCGTGGAACTGATGCAGAAAGCAGGGTTGAAAAGTGACGGGATATTCGTCATGGATGCAAGCAAGCGAGACAGCAGACTCAATGCCTTTTTCGGCGGACTTGGCAAGAGCAAAAGGGTGGTACTTTACGATACGCTGCTCGACAAACTGAACAAAAAAGAGCTGCTTGCCGTTCTGGGGCATGAACTGGGACATTTTTCACACGGTGATATCTGGAAGAATATCGCATTGATGGGACTGCTTCTTTTCATCGCTTTCTATCTCTTTGGGCACCTGCCGGAGTCATTGTTCATACAGATGGGTGTTTCTCCCTATCCCGGTGTTCAGATAGCCATGCTGATGCTGCTGCTTCCTCTGCTGAGCTTCATTTTCACCCCGTTCATGTCCTATGTCAGCCGTCACAATGAGTATGCGGCTGATGAGTACGGTTCGCAGATGGGAGGTAAAGAGAATCTTGTCTCTGCTTTGCTCAAACTCATTACTGAGAATAAAGCATTTCCCAAATCACATCCGCTGGTAATCTTTTTCTATCATACCCATCCGCCTGTTATCGAACGTCTAAAAGAGCTTGGGTATGATGCCAGTAATGTAGTGATTGAAGAGGAGAAGAGAGAAGAGCCATCCTTGCCAAATGACGGGATCTTTGCTTATATGAATAAAGAGAACCTCTAA
- the prmC gene encoding peptide chain release factor N(5)-glutamine methyltransferase: MYNFRMNGQTIIKEGLAWARAQLEKSCDRPQFEAELLLAHHLQKDRMYLVTHDNDVMEDPESYRHLVERRAANEPYEYIVGSASFYDLHLEVEKGVLVPRPETEILIDLVAGIIEEEKISRIAEIGVGSGAISIVLARKFPELNIVATDISEIPIKVARKNIETFGLEKQIELRRSNLIDEVDERVELVVSNPPYIAEGFLLESNVVDYEPKEALFGGRVGDELLKQIILDVKEKGIRWLACEMGYDQKEPIASFVKEIGVQSIKFYKDLVGFDRGFIIKFT, from the coding sequence ATGTATAACTTCAGAATGAACGGACAAACGATAATAAAAGAGGGATTGGCATGGGCAAGGGCGCAACTTGAAAAGAGTTGTGATCGGCCGCAGTTCGAAGCAGAACTGCTTTTAGCTCATCACCTCCAAAAAGACCGAATGTATCTTGTGACACATGACAATGACGTGATGGAGGATCCGGAAAGCTACAGGCATCTTGTTGAACGGCGTGCTGCCAACGAGCCCTATGAGTACATTGTAGGGAGTGCCAGTTTTTACGACCTGCACCTTGAAGTGGAGAAAGGAGTGTTGGTCCCAAGGCCTGAAACGGAGATCCTCATAGACCTAGTTGCTGGGATCATTGAGGAAGAAAAGATAAGCAGGATCGCCGAGATCGGTGTGGGTTCGGGTGCCATCTCCATTGTCTTGGCGCGAAAATTCCCCGAATTGAACATTGTCGCCACCGATATTTCGGAAATACCGATCAAAGTGGCCCGGAAGAATATCGAAACCTTTGGACTGGAGAAACAGATAGAGCTGCGAAGATCCAACCTGATAGATGAAGTAGATGAAAGGGTGGAGCTTGTGGTATCGAATCCTCCCTATATCGCAGAGGGTTTTCTGCTTGAATCCAATGTTGTGGACTATGAACCCAAAGAGGCGCTTTTTGGAGGACGTGTCGGCGATGAACTGCTCAAACAGATCATTTTGGATGTCAAAGAAAAAGGGATCCGGTGGCTTGCCTGCGAGATGGGATACGACCAGAAAGAACCCATCGCTTCTTTTGTTAAAGAAATTGGAGTACAATCCATAAAATTTTACAAAGACCTTGTCGGATTTGACAGAGGGTTCATCATTAAGTTCACGTAG
- a CDS encoding peptidylprolyl isomerase, translating into MYKKLLISLLLICGINLSAAGKKAPIVVLETNVGKIELKLFPKAAPLAVENFVTHVKNGYYNGLIFHRVIKGFMIQGGDPTGTGRGGESIWHKEFKNEYAPNLTFDRPFLLAMANHGPNTNGSQFFITTVPTPHLNGGYTIFGEVVKGKKVVQKIENVTTSAGDRPMFDQVIKRAYIKK; encoded by the coding sequence ATGTATAAAAAGTTATTGATAAGCCTATTGTTGATTTGCGGGATCAATCTCTCTGCAGCAGGAAAGAAAGCACCGATCGTTGTACTTGAAACGAATGTAGGGAAGATAGAACTCAAACTCTTTCCAAAAGCGGCACCTTTGGCCGTAGAGAACTTCGTGACTCATGTGAAGAACGGATACTACAACGGCCTGATCTTCCACCGTGTCATCAAAGGTTTCATGATCCAGGGGGGTGACCCGACAGGTACAGGAAGAGGCGGTGAGTCGATCTGGCATAAAGAGTTCAAAAACGAGTATGCTCCGAATCTGACCTTTGACAGACCTTTCCTTCTTGCCATGGCCAACCATGGTCCCAATACCAACGGAAGCCAGTTCTTCATTACGACGGTACCGACACCACATTTGAACGGAGGCTATACGATCTTTGGTGAAGTTGTTAAAGGAAAGAAGGTGGTGCAGAAGATCGAAAATGTAACGACTTCGGCAGGTGACAGACCGATGTTTGACCAGGTCATCAAACGCGCATATATCAAAAAATAG
- a CDS encoding YiiD C-terminal domain-containing protein: MTTYQFPQFPKQFPKNRLLQKVKDSFVKRFLTDKASIRYLEEGFINATDIPFVRFIGIKEKEEVLSLDLKKNVCNHVETIHAAAQFTLAETESGMRLQSLFPELEQKVIPLVRDAQIKYKKPAAQKITAHSFVDDKAIEKFKIQFGKKGRALLQIRVEIRDIDDTLTSEAHITWFVQARLDEKA; this comes from the coding sequence ATGACTACCTACCAGTTCCCCCAATTTCCAAAGCAATTTCCAAAGAACAGATTGCTGCAGAAGGTCAAGGATTCTTTTGTAAAAAGATTCCTCACAGACAAAGCAAGTATCCGATATCTCGAAGAGGGGTTCATCAATGCGACCGACATTCCTTTTGTTAGGTTCATAGGCATCAAAGAAAAAGAAGAAGTACTCTCTTTGGATCTGAAGAAAAATGTCTGCAACCATGTTGAGACCATTCACGCTGCCGCGCAGTTCACTTTAGCCGAAACGGAGAGCGGTATGCGCCTGCAAAGCCTTTTCCCCGAACTGGAACAAAAGGTCATACCGCTTGTCAGAGATGCACAGATCAAATACAAAAAACCGGCTGCACAGAAGATAACAGCCCACTCCTTTGTAGATGATAAGGCTATTGAAAAGTTCAAAATACAGTTCGGGAAAAAAGGAAGAGCACTGCTTCAGATCAGGGTTGAAATAAGAGACATCGACGACACCCTCACCAGCGAAGCGCACATCACCTGGTTCGTACAGGCAAGATTGGATGAGAAGGCATAA
- the cmoB gene encoding tRNA 5-methoxyuridine(34)/uridine 5-oxyacetic acid(34) synthase CmoB — protein MNLETLRQERRKWLTWKNIVPYQEAIKALPEYDDVEVSLGDVVDIQIADLSHKDAEQIRETALLMKPWRKGPFRINDLFIDSEWQSQIKYNLLEPHFDLKGKVVGDIGCNNGYYLFRMLSQKPEKLIGFDPSAIYYSQFRFLEHFIKSDIVYELLGVEHVEFYEHKFDTLFCLGVLYHRSDPVAMLKSLFKGLNKGGELILDTFMIDGEGEMCLTPRDRYSKIPNIYFVPTVNALKNWCLRAGFESVEVLEIMKTDLNEQRKTEWIDTQSLEDFLDPDDPEKTVEGYPAPKRVYIKAIKKA, from the coding sequence ATGAATCTCGAAACACTTCGGCAGGAGCGCCGAAAATGGCTGACCTGGAAAAACATCGTTCCTTACCAGGAGGCGATCAAGGCATTGCCGGAGTATGATGATGTCGAAGTAAGCCTTGGCGATGTCGTTGATATCCAGATAGCGGATCTCTCTCATAAGGATGCAGAGCAGATCAGAGAGACCGCTCTTTTAATGAAACCTTGGAGAAAAGGGCCGTTCCGTATCAATGATCTTTTCATTGATTCCGAATGGCAAAGCCAGATCAAATACAATCTGCTCGAACCCCATTTCGATCTCAAGGGCAAAGTGGTAGGGGATATAGGCTGTAATAACGGCTATTATCTTTTCCGGATGCTTTCCCAAAAACCTGAAAAACTCATCGGCTTCGACCCTTCCGCCATCTATTATTCACAGTTCCGGTTCCTTGAGCATTTTATTAAAAGCGATATTGTGTATGAACTGCTCGGTGTCGAGCATGTGGAGTTCTACGAACACAAGTTCGATACCCTTTTTTGTCTGGGGGTTCTCTACCACCGTTCAGACCCTGTGGCTATGCTCAAGTCACTTTTTAAAGGCCTGAACAAAGGAGGTGAACTGATACTCGATACTTTCATGATAGACGGGGAAGGGGAGATGTGCCTCACGCCAAGGGACAGATACTCCAAGATCCCAAATATTTACTTCGTACCTACGGTGAATGCGCTGAAGAACTGGTGCCTGAGAGCCGGATTTGAAAGTGTTGAGGTACTGGAGATCATGAAGACCGACCTGAACGAACAGCGAAAGACCGAATGGATAGATACCCAGAGCCTCGAAGACTTTCTCGATCCCGACGATCCGGAAAAAACGGTTGAAGGGTATCCTGCCCCCAAGAGGGTCTATATCAAGGCTATAAAAAAAGCTTAG
- the ftsY gene encoding signal recognition particle-docking protein FtsY: MFNLFKKVLGKTNDAIKEVVIEKKKEISKEEFEDILLEADVNYELAERLLDALPEKINRIQAFNSLISVFQYKADWKESNAKPYVEMIIGVNGAGKTTTIAKLAYRYQQEGKGVILGAGDTFRAAAIEQLIRWADKLEVPIVSTRQGHDPSAVVYDTIEAAKARRLDNVIIDTAGRLHTQTNLSEELKKMIRVAGKAMEGAPHRKMLILDGTQGSSSINQARAFDEMIGIDGIIITKLDGTAKGGSVLSIADELQMPIFYIGTGEQPKDLIRFKANEYINTILDEIFV, translated from the coding sequence ATGTTCAACCTGTTTAAAAAAGTATTGGGAAAGACCAACGATGCCATCAAAGAGGTCGTTATAGAGAAGAAAAAAGAGATCAGCAAAGAGGAATTCGAAGATATCCTGCTTGAAGCAGATGTCAATTACGAACTGGCGGAAAGACTGCTCGATGCCCTGCCGGAAAAGATTAACCGTATCCAGGCTTTCAACTCACTGATCTCGGTATTCCAGTACAAAGCGGATTGGAAAGAGAGCAATGCCAAACCGTATGTTGAAATGATCATCGGCGTCAACGGAGCGGGGAAGACCACCACCATTGCCAAGCTCGCTTACCGTTACCAGCAGGAGGGCAAAGGGGTCATTCTGGGCGCAGGAGACACCTTTCGTGCCGCGGCCATCGAACAGCTTATCCGATGGGCGGACAAACTCGAAGTGCCCATTGTCTCCACCAGGCAGGGGCATGATCCTTCCGCCGTGGTCTATGACACTATCGAAGCGGCCAAAGCCAGAAGACTGGACAATGTTATAATCGATACGGCTGGAAGACTGCATACCCAGACGAACCTCTCCGAAGAGCTCAAGAAGATGATACGTGTCGCAGGCAAGGCGATGGAGGGAGCACCACACCGTAAAATGCTCATCCTCGACGGAACACAGGGAAGTTCCTCCATCAACCAGGCCAGAGCCTTCGATGAGATGATCGGCATCGATGGTATCATCATCACAAAACTTGATGGTACTGCAAAAGGCGGTTCGGTACTGAGCATCGCCGATGAACTGCAGATGCCCATCTTCTACATCGGGACGGGAGAACAGCCCAAAGACCTCATCCGTTTCAAAGCCAATGAGTATATCAATACTATATTGGATGAGATCTTCGTATAA
- a CDS encoding TlpA family protein disulfide reductase yields the protein MINIKPLLLSVILLFAAGCSDKKEKTSGTEKNISACAPSKEMNCSEKNESQINKITTMLEGSSILKSIKDETHGVMVDKNRFIINDVKQPIVLVNFFSTWCPPCRGQIPYFEDLQKKYRKELFVTGILVNDDINATKLEQFYTKYHIDYFVSNDIENEYVTAKVIEALKLDENFTLPLTVLYKNGDYYTHYEGPVPVEMIDHDIRTAIEEK from the coding sequence GTGATCAATATCAAACCCCTGCTTTTAAGTGTTATTTTGCTTTTTGCGGCGGGGTGCAGCGATAAGAAAGAAAAAACATCGGGTACAGAGAAGAATATCAGTGCCTGCGCCCCTTCAAAAGAGATGAATTGTTCCGAAAAGAATGAGAGTCAGATCAACAAGATAACGACCATGCTCGAAGGTAGTAGTATTCTCAAAAGTATCAAAGATGAGACACACGGGGTAATGGTGGACAAAAACCGTTTCATCATCAACGATGTTAAACAGCCTATCGTTCTTGTCAACTTTTTTAGTACTTGGTGTCCGCCATGCCGAGGGCAGATCCCCTATTTTGAAGACCTGCAGAAAAAGTACAGAAAAGAACTTTTTGTGACAGGCATACTGGTCAATGATGACATCAATGCCACAAAACTGGAACAGTTTTACACCAAATATCATATAGACTATTTTGTCTCCAATGACATCGAAAACGAATATGTCACGGCAAAAGTGATCGAAGCACTGAAGCTCGATGAAAATTTCACACTGCCGCTGACCGTGCTTTACAAAAACGGTGATTACTATACCCATTATGAGGGACCGGTCCCTGTCGAAATGATCGATCATGACATCAGAACTGCCATAGAAGAAAAATAA
- a CDS encoding DUF4149 domain-containing protein, translated as MNKYFRIATMAYLILLTATLGAGLYAGIVVAPVTFHTEQWLGGEVLSHYQEGLIMTQNFVRLSYLVNFMLIVVALYEGYKYKKFERDTITQVATFFVFATGLLFSQYYIPDILTMQMAGEEMTKSAAFLNMHKGSEINFKIFSLALLVLIVRNMQKACK; from the coding sequence ATGAACAAATATTTCAGAATCGCCACAATGGCATATCTCATTTTACTGACAGCCACGCTGGGTGCCGGGCTTTACGCCGGGATCGTCGTTGCACCAGTGACCTTTCATACGGAGCAGTGGCTGGGCGGTGAAGTGCTGAGCCATTACCAGGAAGGGCTCATTATGACGCAGAACTTTGTAAGACTCTCCTATCTGGTGAATTTCATGTTGATCGTTGTGGCGTTGTATGAAGGGTACAAATACAAAAAGTTTGAGAGAGATACCATCACGCAGGTAGCGACTTTCTTTGTTTTTGCTACAGGGTTGCTTTTCTCACAGTACTATATACCGGATATCCTGACCATGCAGATGGCAGGGGAAGAGATGACCAAGTCGGCAGCCTTTCTCAATATGCATAAAGGCAGTGAGATCAACTTCAAGATCTTCTCGTTGGCTTTGCTGGTGCTGATTGTCAGAAATATGCAAAAGGCATGTAAATAA
- a CDS encoding 5-formyltetrahydrofolate cyclo-ligase produces MEVIQKESQKKQFRQRCLERLKEISRKNNYVRDRKVLSKLYRVIVEMDARVIMLYLPLELEVNLYPLIRVLRRERRQLYVPFMEGKSFSLVKYRYPLKTKRFGIKEPKYSKQFRKKKIDIAIVPIVGVDMTHRRVGFGKGMYDRFFEKEMQYIGKTVFVARELCYSSRIVTDGHDVRADMIVVP; encoded by the coding sequence ATGGAAGTTATACAGAAAGAGAGCCAAAAGAAGCAGTTCAGACAGAGGTGCTTGGAACGCCTCAAAGAGATCAGTCGCAAGAATAACTATGTCAGAGACAGAAAAGTGCTTTCCAAACTTTATAGGGTCATTGTAGAGATGGATGCCAGAGTGATCATGCTCTACCTTCCGCTGGAGCTGGAAGTGAACCTCTATCCGCTTATCAGAGTACTCCGACGCGAAAGGCGCCAACTCTATGTTCCGTTTATGGAAGGTAAAAGTTTTAGCTTGGTAAAATATAGATACCCGCTGAAAACAAAGCGGTTTGGTATAAAAGAACCAAAATATTCAAAACAGTTTAGAAAGAAAAAAATAGATATAGCTATCGTACCGATCGTTGGTGTGGACATGACACATAGACGTGTAGGCTTCGGCAAGGGTATGTATGATAGATTTTTTGAAAAAGAGATGCAATATATAGGAAAAACAGTGTTTGTGGCACGGGAATTATGTTATAGCAGCAGAATAGTAACGGATGGCCATGATGTCAGAGCGGACATGATAGTCGTACCATAA
- the abc-f gene encoding ribosomal protection-like ABC-F family protein: protein MALIDLFDIKKQYDVKMLLDGVDFHLNEGERVAIVGKNGCGKSTLMKIALGEEEPTDGKRIIDRSIQIEMLSQQPVFDPALNVKEAIENELTELKEAKEQYDMLSLQVAENFEDKQLLEKFEKITAYLDHHNAWSLDDKIERVLQEFKLKEYENRLVISLSGGEQRRVALASLILKKPEVLLLDEPTNHLDVYMVEFLEEILLKEKFTLLFISHDRHFIDTIATRVIEVENRKLVSYRGGYRDYLEQKEARMQSLAKQHENLLKLLKHEEEWLGKSVRAREKRNQGRKRRVFELRDQAKSNPTLIRKMQLELEREKKHFNREKSVGKKKMLFEIENLNYTIADKRLIVNFSTRILQRDKIAIVGVNGAGKSTLLRLLLGRIKPDSGSIKKGDFTIGYFDQHREMLNNDETLIGTFCPDGGDSIDVRGKHMHVFAYLKLFLFPEEFLGKKISQLSGGEKNRVALALLFTKNVDCLILDEPTNDLDIQTINILEEQLLNFPGALIFVSHDRYFVDKIASKLYIFKGNGVIEESYQSYSEYLEIEKEIKELEKMEQDISSKAKEETTAAPKKAQTKLSYKDQRDLDILPDEIESLEVKMDELNACLGDPDCYQEKGLTKLSEELAKIEKVYDEKSERYLEVLELAESFGNQA, encoded by the coding sequence ATGGCACTCATCGATCTTTTCGATATCAAAAAGCAGTACGATGTCAAAATGCTTCTCGACGGTGTTGATTTTCACCTCAATGAAGGCGAGAGGGTCGCTATCGTCGGAAAGAACGGCTGCGGGAAATCGACCCTGATGAAGATCGCACTGGGAGAAGAAGAACCTACGGACGGCAAGAGGATCATCGACCGTTCCATTCAGATAGAGATGCTTTCCCAGCAGCCTGTATTTGACCCTGCCCTCAATGTCAAAGAAGCCATAGAGAATGAACTGACAGAACTCAAAGAGGCAAAAGAGCAGTATGATATGCTTTCTTTGCAGGTTGCTGAGAACTTTGAAGACAAACAGCTTTTGGAAAAGTTTGAAAAAATCACTGCCTACCTCGACCACCACAATGCCTGGAGCCTGGACGACAAGATAGAACGGGTACTGCAGGAGTTCAAACTCAAAGAGTATGAGAACCGTCTTGTCATCTCGCTTTCGGGAGGGGAACAGCGCCGCGTCGCACTGGCCTCGCTTATTTTGAAAAAACCCGAAGTCCTGCTGCTGGATGAACCGACCAACCATCTCGATGTCTATATGGTGGAATTCCTTGAAGAGATCCTCCTCAAAGAGAAGTTCACCCTGCTCTTCATCTCCCACGACAGGCATTTCATCGATACCATCGCCACACGTGTCATAGAAGTGGAGAACCGGAAACTCGTCTCCTACAGAGGAGGTTACCGCGACTACCTGGAGCAGAAAGAGGCGCGCATGCAGTCGCTGGCAAAACAACATGAGAACCTGCTCAAACTGCTCAAGCATGAAGAGGAATGGCTGGGGAAAAGTGTACGTGCGAGGGAAAAACGCAATCAGGGTAGAAAAAGGCGTGTCTTCGAACTGCGCGACCAGGCAAAAAGCAACCCTACCCTCATCCGTAAAATGCAGCTTGAACTCGAACGGGAAAAGAAACATTTCAACCGCGAAAAGAGTGTCGGCAAAAAGAAGATGCTCTTCGAGATCGAGAATTTAAATTACACCATCGCCGACAAAAGGCTTATCGTCAACTTTAGCACACGTATCCTCCAGCGGGACAAGATCGCCATCGTCGGTGTCAACGGTGCAGGTAAATCAACACTGCTCAGACTGCTGCTCGGGCGCATCAAACCCGACAGCGGCAGTATTAAAAAAGGAGATTTCACCATCGGCTATTTCGACCAGCACAGGGAAATGCTCAATAATGATGAAACGCTCATCGGTACCTTCTGTCCGGACGGAGGCGATTCCATCGATGTCAGAGGCAAGCATATGCATGTCTTTGCTTACCTGAAGCTTTTTCTCTTTCCCGAAGAATTCCTCGGCAAAAAGATCTCACAGCTGAGCGGCGGGGAGAAGAACCGTGTTGCACTTGCCCTGCTCTTTACCAAAAATGTGGACTGCCTCATCCTCGATGAGCCGACCAATGACCTGGACATCCAGACCATCAATATCCTCGAAGAACAGCTACTCAATTTCCCAGGTGCGCTTATCTTCGTTTCACATGACCGCTATTTCGTCGACAAGATCGCTTCCAAGCTCTATATTTTCAAAGGCAACGGTGTTATCGAAGAGTCCTATCAGAGTTATTCGGAATATCTCGAAATAGAAAAAGAGATAAAAGAGCTTGAAAAAATGGAGCAGGACATTTCGTCCAAAGCCAAAGAGGAGACAACTGCCGCTCCCAAAAAGGCACAGACCAAACTCAGCTACAAAGACCAGAGGGACCTCGACATTCTCCCCGATGAGATCGAGTCACTCGAAGTCAAGATGGATGAACTGAATGCCTGTCTTGGAGATCCGGATTGTTACCAGGAGAAAGGGCTGACAAAACTCAGTGAAGAACTTGCCAAAATTGAAAAGGTCTATGATGAGAAAAGCGAACGGTACCTGGAAGTACTGGAGCTTGCGGAGTCTTTTGGGAATCAAGCCTAA
- the rny gene encoding ribonuclease Y encodes MIGTIAGVSGIAGAAVGAGACYLWLKNSTQKKFAHLEMEAKAKAKAISNEAELLLQESQMKIKTRELEHEAEFQKRLVQVEERNRALILEQKAVEKEEEALLLLEQRILEKESVLEALEEKKQKQISETVEKLQHAASMTQEEAKAYILEKVEEQSRAEIASIVRRYEQLAKEEGEKKANYILAQATTRYAGEFAGERLINLVNLPSDEHKGRIIGKEGRNIKALEMLLGVDIVIDETPGVILVSSFNLYRRAIATRVIEILIEDGRIHPGRIEEVHEKVEKEFEEKTYEEGENILIDLGLFPMHEELVKLIGRLKYRASYGQNALAHTLEVAKLARVMAAEMGGDEKLALRAGLLHDIGKALTQDMGGSHVEIGAELCRRYNEHPTVINAIYAHHGHEEPDSVESAAVCAADTLSAARPGARREVLESFTKRVKEIEEIATSKENVERAYAINAGREIRVFVNANRMSDNEAVLLSKEIAKEIKDKVQFPGEIKVNVIRETRAVSIAK; translated from the coding sequence ATGATAGGAACCATAGCAGGCGTTTCCGGTATTGCCGGAGCGGCCGTTGGGGCAGGTGCATGTTACCTGTGGCTCAAGAACAGTACCCAGAAAAAATTCGCACATTTGGAGATGGAAGCGAAGGCGAAGGCCAAAGCCATCAGTAACGAAGCTGAGCTTCTGCTGCAGGAATCCCAGATGAAGATCAAGACGAGAGAACTTGAACATGAAGCAGAATTCCAGAAACGTCTGGTACAGGTGGAAGAGCGGAACAGGGCTTTGATACTGGAGCAGAAAGCAGTGGAAAAAGAGGAAGAGGCCTTGTTACTTCTTGAACAACGTATACTAGAGAAAGAAAGTGTACTTGAGGCTCTTGAAGAGAAAAAGCAAAAGCAGATCTCCGAAACAGTAGAAAAACTGCAACATGCTGCTTCCATGACACAGGAAGAGGCTAAAGCGTATATTCTTGAAAAGGTTGAAGAACAGAGCCGCGCGGAGATTGCTTCGATAGTTCGCAGGTATGAACAACTGGCCAAGGAAGAGGGCGAGAAGAAAGCGAACTACATTCTTGCGCAGGCCACGACACGCTACGCGGGGGAATTTGCCGGTGAACGGCTCATCAATCTGGTCAACCTTCCCAGTGACGAGCACAAAGGGCGCATCATCGGTAAAGAGGGACGGAACATCAAGGCGCTTGAAATGCTTCTTGGGGTAGATATCGTGATAGATGAGACACCGGGAGTTATACTGGTCAGCTCTTTCAATCTCTACCGCAGGGCCATAGCCACACGTGTGATAGAGATATTGATTGAAGATGGCCGCATCCATCCGGGACGTATTGAAGAGGTGCATGAAAAGGTGGAAAAAGAGTTTGAAGAGAAGACTTATGAAGAGGGGGAGAACATCCTCATCGACCTGGGACTTTTCCCAATGCACGAGGAGCTGGTGAAACTCATAGGGCGTTTGAAGTACCGTGCGAGTTACGGCCAGAATGCTTTGGCGCATACTCTTGAAGTGGCCAAACTGGCTCGGGTCATGGCGGCTGAAATGGGTGGAGACGAGAAGCTTGCCCTGCGTGCGGGACTGCTGCATGATATCGGCAAGGCCCTGACACAGGATATGGGCGGATCGCATGTGGAGATCGGTGCAGAACTGTGCAGAAGGTACAATGAGCATCCCACGGTCATCAATGCTATTTATGCCCATCATGGACATGAAGAACCGGATTCTGTAGAGAGTGCAGCGGTCTGTGCGGCAGATACGCTCAGTGCCGCACGTCCCGGCGCCAGAAGAGAAGTACTTGAGAGTTTCACCAAAAGGGTCAAGGAGATCGAAGAGATAGCCACGTCCAAAGAGAACGTGGAAAGAGCCTATGCCATCAATGCCGGACGGGAAATACGGGTCTTTGTCAATGCAAACAGAATGAGCGACAATGAAGCTGTTCTGCTCAGCAAAGAGATCGCCAAGGAGATTAAGGACAAGGTACAGTTTCCCGGCGAGATAAAGGTTAATGTCATTCGGGAAACAAGGGCTGTGAGTATTGCAAAATAG